CCATGGGCGGCACAGAATATCTGGCCACCAAGTCCGAGAACGGCCACCAGCACCCGGTCAAATCTGCCGTTTATACCAGCGCCGCCAACCTGATTACAGTCGCTTTTCTCATTTATCCATACCTGGTCTTCGACAATCCCTATGCCGCTCTGGGATTAATGCTCGTCAATGCCGTAATAGTGATTTATATATTTAACTACCATATTTCGGTTACCAGAGAGCTGAATTTCAGGAAAACCTTTGCGGAGATGCTCTTCATCAGTCTCAGCGTCTCGGCTATAGCGTTTGCTATCGGTTACCTGGCCAGAACTATTTTCCACATCGAAGCATGAAACCAGGCTTCTACCCCACCCGCAACCTCCTGCCCTCCTGACAGGACGCAGCCAAAGCCGTTACGAAAACGGGTGATAACCTGGAATAATACATTTGGTGTATGGAATACCGAATAATCTATAAAGTGTCAGAACACAGACTGCCTTTCGAGCCGCAAGGTATTAGCATTGGGGTATAATCGCGGGCGACTGACGCATTGTTAGGTAAGGTGTAGATTTGAGCTTAATCACGACTTGGAAACAAAGGGTAAACAAGTTAAAAAGTGAAACGCTTGCCCTATGTTTCGCCTACAAAGACACCAGAACCCCCTGGTATGCAAAAATCTTTATGGCAGGGGTAATTGGGTATGCCTTAAGCCCAGTAGATTTGATTCCTGATTTTATTCCAGCTATAGGTTACGTAGATGACTTACTTATTGTTCCAGCGGGGATATATTTGTCGATAAAGATGATTCCGAAGGAAGTATTCGAAGAGTGCCGAGAAAAAGCTAGAGTATGTAATATCAGTAACAATGCTAAATGGATTGTTGCATCAATTATCGTGTTGATATGGTTGACAGTAATATTTTTTGCTCTGAGACTATTTTTTGCGACCATTAAGTGACTACTCGGTTAGATGTCTCTTCAAAAACTGTTGAAATATAGATGCGCAGGCGCTATTATTTCAGCGAAAAGGAGGCAAGCGGCCTCCGCCTTTTACCGGCCTGATTCAAACACCAAACAACTTAGTTAATTATGAAACGCTATTTACTGCTCGCCGCCGGTTTGTTTTTTATCGCCAACGGAGCGGTGCTCCTGATGTACCGCGGCGTGGTGCGGGGCAGCTACCTCTTTGTGACTGCCGGCACAGTGCTCACGCCTCTGGCCGTGTGCGATTTCATCCTCGGCCTCGTTTGCCTTGCGGCTTTTGTTTGGGACATAACTCGAGGACGCAAAGCAGGCTAACATTGTTCCGAGACGAGGAGCTTGACCGCAGCCTGTCTCTAGCCTATACTAAATAAGAATTGGGCGATGAAGCTCGCCTGAGAAAATCTCAAACAGCTCATTGCGAGATAATAGCTTCTACTGAATTCAGTAGAGGCTATTTTTTATTCAGTGGAATTAATATCATGACTGTAGCCGGTATTAAACCATCATCACTGCAAAATCATACAATCCGCCTTCTCCGGCGGCAGGCATTCCGGTATATCGAAAGTTGTTATCTAAACGACGGCGGCTACTGTTTTGCCCGCGTTCCGCCGGCAAGCGGTCTGGATACATATTTTGCGCTCTCTGGTCTATCGCTCATCGGCCGCCAGCCGAAAAACCGTGACTCTACCGTTCAGTTTCTTTATGACCAGCTTATCCAGGATAGCTACAATCTGCCAGGCATCTGGATGACAATAGAAGCCATGCGTGAGGCCGGATGTCTCACGGGGGAGGCCCGAAACTACGGTTTGAAGGTCATGGGTTTTCAAAATGAAGAGGGCGGATTTGGCTCGATAGAGAATCTGTATATTGAGGTAACATCAGAACTGGAAGCGACTTACCACGCCCTACTGGTATTGCAAGCCATCGGTGCAGAAATGAACAGGCTCCACTTGGCGCGGTTTGTGGCCGGTTTTGCCAATACAGACGGCAGCTACGGCCGGGCTCTCTCTCCCCTGGCCACGACCTACTACGCTACGGCGATTTACCGCTTGCTCGGCATTGCCCCTGAAAACCGCCACCTGACTGCCGCATACCTCAGGGCGCAGGAGGCTGACTGCCAGAAGCGTCTGGCGGCAGGTAACTCTATTTTTATGGAACAGACATTCTGGCTTATAAAAGCTCTCAGCAATCTGGACATAAAAGCCTCGACAGCAAGCGCCTGGGATGCTTTTGTGCGGGCGTGCCAGCGGCCCGGCGGTGGCTTTGCCCGGACGGCGCGTATCG
This Dehalococcoidia bacterium DNA region includes the following protein-coding sequences:
- a CDS encoding DUF1232 domain-containing protein, with protein sequence MAGVIGYALSPVDLIPDFIPAIGYVDDLLIVPAGIYLSIKMIPKEVFEECREKARVCNISNNAKWIVASIIVLIWLTVIFFALRLFFATIK